From one Actinomyces sp. Marseille-P3109 genomic stretch:
- a CDS encoding phosphatase PAP2 family protein translates to MSSLQSQTTCSLGQLRLRGSLLALSCLGATIGLWCLFVYTHTGQVLDAMALEGSEIGSHYVSTHARTLLSMVSMPAAVILVVTILIIGLLRRSHRRAVWAVVAVAGANLTTQLLKYRILWRPDFDITERWDNANTLPSGHTTMAASAAIALILLSGRRWRVLSAWAGALFTIAMGYSTLVCQWHRPSDVLAGILVPVAWGALAVAGGAWRAPWSLRSGTGEEDSGEVPELTTVGTIPVTAAGPRLWNQFIGNVLLASVGVVCTLGALGLGLWVWRHLEGPDTRWQLFGAYATGSVAVVGVTCLALSALVSLTDWGRTRSKHEPRHRD, encoded by the coding sequence GTGTCCTCTCTCCAGTCGCAGACCACCTGCTCTCTGGGACAGCTGCGCCTGCGCGGGAGCCTGCTGGCCCTGTCCTGCCTGGGCGCGACCATCGGCCTGTGGTGCCTGTTCGTGTACACCCACACCGGTCAGGTCCTCGACGCCATGGCCCTGGAGGGGTCGGAGATCGGCTCTCACTACGTGAGCACCCACGCCCGCACCCTGCTGTCCATGGTCTCGATGCCGGCGGCCGTCATCCTCGTGGTGACGATCCTGATCATCGGCCTGCTGCGACGCAGCCACCGCCGGGCCGTGTGGGCTGTCGTCGCTGTGGCGGGGGCCAACCTGACCACCCAGCTCCTCAAGTACAGGATCCTGTGGCGCCCCGACTTCGACATCACCGAGCGCTGGGACAACGCCAACACCCTGCCCTCAGGGCACACGACCATGGCTGCCTCCGCCGCCATCGCCCTCATCCTGCTGTCCGGGCGGCGCTGGCGGGTGCTGTCGGCCTGGGCCGGCGCCCTGTTCACCATCGCCATGGGCTACTCCACCCTCGTGTGCCAGTGGCACCGCCCCTCCGACGTCCTGGCCGGGATCCTCGTGCCCGTGGCCTGGGGGGCGCTCGCGGTGGCCGGCGGTGCCTGGAGGGCCCCCTGGTCCCTGCGCTCAGGAACCGGGGAGGAGGACTCCGGTGAGGTGCCCGAGCTGACCACCGTGGGGACGATCCCGGTGACCGCCGCCGGGCCGCGCCTGTGGAACCAGTTCATCGGCAACGTCCTGCTGGCCTCGGTCGGCGTCGTGTGCACCCTGGGGGCGCTCGGTCTGGGGCTCTGGGTGTGGAGGCACCTGGAGGGCCCGGACACGCGCTGGCAGCTCTTCGGCGCCTACGCCACCGGGTCTGTGGCCGTCGTCGGCGTCACCTGCCTGGCGCTGTCCGCGCTCGTGTCGCTCACCGACTGGGGCCGCACCCGGAGCAAGCACGAGCCCCGTCACCGCGACTGA